The bacterium genome segment GTCTGCATGGCCTTCAGATCGGGCGTTGCCGGGTCCTGATCCACCAGGGTGGCGCCGGGATTTTTGCTGCCCTCGATCGACTCCAACAGCGCGGTGGAGAGATCAACCGGTCGCGCCGAGGCAGCGGCAGGCTGGCTGGCCGGGCTGGCAATCGGCTCGGGCGCCATGGTCGCCGGAGCGGTCTCCTCGAGCTGTAGTTCAAACTCCTTGTCCAGTTCCTGCAATCTGGCCAGCAGGGAGGCTTTGGCTTCCGCCAGCGTCGTTTCCTTGGCTTCCAATGCCGCTGCCGGCACATTTGCGCTGGCGCGCGCCACTGCCTGTGCCTGCGCCGCACCCGCGCCGCACACCAACATCAAACCGGCCAGCGCCAATCCCTGACACACCCGCAAGCTCCCTTTGGTGGATTGATTCTTCATGATGCTTTCTTCCTTAAGTTGATGTTGCGCAGCTCCTGCTGAGGAGTAGCTTGAGTTTCGTTCCCGCCCAGTCTTTAGCAAATATGCGGCCAGTTTTGTTGCGCAGCCGCAGTAGCGAGAAATTCATTCGGCTGCAGCAAAGCCGGCGCCGGCTGTCGCTTCATTTCCACGCAACACCGGCATTTTAATCAACAGCTTAGATCATTCACCGCAAACCCGGACCCCGGCCCCATCGATCAGCAAAATCGTAAGACTGCACCTGCGCCGCGCACTCCCGCCCTTTCCCACAAGCACAAGATCGTATCTGCTCCGCCGCCGAGTTACAGCTTTGGAAGTCGGAAAAAATGATTTGCAATTCGGGCAAAGGGATTGTATAATATCAAAAAATCTTGATATGGTGATATGAATTCGGATATGCTGCAGGTGTTCAAGGCCCTGGCGGATGAAACGCGGCTGCGTTTGCTCGCTATTCTGGCGCAGGGAGATTTCAACGTCAACGAGCTGATCGAGATTCTGCGCATGGGCCAATCCCGCATTTCGCGGCATCTCAAAATCCTGGCGGATTGCGGGCTGGTCGCCAGCCGGCGCGAAGGCCATTGGACCTTCTATTCGCTCACCCCGCCCAATGGCAAGGTGGAACTGGCAGAAGCGACGCGCCTGGCCCTGAAGGCCGCCGCGCAGCTCCGGTCACGGGAAGCGGATTTGCAGCAGATCGAGTCGATTGTGCAGCACCGGCGGCAGGCGAGCCAGAAGTATTTCGACCGCATCGGCCCGGAGTGGGAGCGCCTGCAGCAGGAAGTGCTGGATAGCGGCTACTACCGCGAGCATGTTTTACGCCATCTGCCCCAGGGACTGCGCAGCGCCGCGGATCTGGGCGCGGGCGCCGGACTGCTGTTGCCGGCGTTGCTGCAGCGCTGCGAGCAGGTCGTCGCCATCGATTCTTCGCGCACCATGCTGCGCGTTGCCGCGGACTATCTCGCGCAAGAGCTGCCGGAAGCGCTGCCCCGCTGTGATTTTCGCCTGGGTGAAATCGAGCATTTGCCGCTGCCCGACGCGGCGGTGGAGGCGGCAGTGGCCTGCATGGTGCTGCATCATGTTTCCCAGCCGGCCAGCGCCCTTGCTGAAATTTTCCGCATTCTCAAGCCCGGCGGCACGCTGGTCATCGCCGACCTGCTGCAGCATGACATCGTGGAAATGCGCGAGAAGTATGCAGATCTGTGGCTCGGCTTCAAGCGCGCCGACTTGAACAAATGGCTGAGCGCGGCCGGCTTTGCCCCGCCCAAATCGGAGATTCTTGCAAAAAACGAAACGATGAAAATTCTCATCTTCCAAGCAACCAAACCCTAGAGGACGACATGTACGAAACCGAAGTCATCAAAACGAAAGCCGACAGCAACGGCGCCAACGGTAAACCCGCCGCGACCCAGCGGCCGCCCTACAAAGTCGCGGACATTTCCCTGGCCGCGTGGGGCCGCAGAGAGATTGAACTGGCGGAAAAAGAAATGCCCGGACTGATCTCGGTGCGCGAGGAATATCGCAGCCAGCAGCCGCTCAAGGGCGCGCGCATTGCCGGCTCGCTGCACATGACCATCGAAACCGCGGTGCTGATCGAAACCCTGGTGGCGCTCGGCGCCAAGGTGCGCTGGGCCTCCTGCAACATTTTCTCCACGCAAGATCATGCCGCGGCCGCCATTGCCGCCGCGGGCATCCCGGTGTTCGCGTGGAAGGGCGAAACCGAAGAGGAATACTGGTGGTGCACCGAGCAGACCCTGTATTTCGAGAACGGCGAAGGCCCGAACATGATCGTCGATGACGGCGGCGATCTCACCTATTTCGTTCACAACAAGATGCCGCAATTCCTTCCCGGCTTGAAAGGCATCACCGAGGAAACCACCACCGGCGTGCACGCCCTCTACAAGATGCTGAAAGAGGGCCGCCTCAAGGTGCCGGCCATCAACGTGAATGACTCGGTGACCAAGAGCAAGTTCGACAATCTCTACGGTTGCCGCGAATCGCTCGCCGACGGCATCAAGCGCGCCACCGACGCAATGCTGGCCGGCAAGCTGGCGGTGGTGGCCGGCTACGGCGACGTGGGTAAAGGCTCGGCGCAATCGCTGCGCGGCTTCGGCTGCCGCGTGGTGGTCAGTGAAATCGATCCCATTTGCGCGCTGCAGGCCGCGATGGAAGGCTATGAGGTGGCGACCATCGAGGATTTCGTCAAGACGGCGGACATCTTTGTCACGGCCACCGGCTGCAAGGACGTCATTACCATCGAACATCTCAAGCAGATGAAAGACGGCGCCATCGTCTGCAACATCGGCCATTTCGACATCGAAATTCAAGTCGCCCAGCTCAATGCCTTTCCCGGCATCCAGAAAATCGAGATCAAGCCGCAGGTCGACAAGTATGTCTTCCCGGACGGCCACTCAATCCTGCTGCTTGCCGAAGGCCGGCTGGTGAACCTGGGCTGTGCCAGCGGCCATCCTTCGTTCGTGATGTCCAATTCCTTCACCAACCAGGTGCTGGCGCAGATCGAGCTATTCAACAACCACTACGAGGTCGGCGTCTACATGCTGCCCAAGAAGCTCGACGAGAAAGTCGCGCGGCTGCATTTGGACAAGCTCGGCGTGAAACTCACCCGGCTCACCCAGGCGCAGGCCGAGTATTTGGACGTCTCGGTCGATGGCCCCTTCAAACCGGGACATTACCGCTATTAGCCGATATTCTGGCAACAAAAAAGGCGCAGGCAAATTGCCTGCGCCTTTTTTGTTGGAAGGCTTGTGTACGCCTGCTCAAAACGCGTGGCCGAGCTGGAAGTACACCCGCTTTTGCCGGCCTTCGAACAATCCCACCGACACCCCCGCCGGGCCCAGCGGCGTGGCCACCGTCACGCCCATGCCAATGCCGTTGCGAATTTTGCGGTACGACGTGTCTTTGCGATCCACCCACACGCCGCCCCAATCATAACGCAAACTCAGATACGTATCGAGCAGCGGCCGCTGGCGCAGTTGGTAGCGATACTCCATGCTGCCCAGAATCAAATGCCGGCCGGCGAATTCCTGATCGCGCAGGCCATAAAGCTCATGCGGCCCGCCGAGCTTGAATTGCTCGCTGAACGGCGTGGTTTCCTCCGCGGCGCCCAACGCAAAACGGTAGCGCAGCGTGTGCGGCCCGGCGGAGTCGAACGATTCCAACTGCGCCTGAAATTTGGAAAACGACTCCAGTCCGCCGTCAAACGGGCTGAAGTACTCGTACGCCAAATGCAGATAGCGGCCGGTGCGCGTGAAGGGAAGCTGATCGCGCGTATCGAGAATCGACCGCAGCGCCAGACTGTTGAAACGCGTCGTGCCCACCGGATAGCCGCTGCCCGACAGGCTGCGCAGCCGCACCTCTTCCGAGCGCAATTCCAGTGAGATGCCGCCCAGCCGGCTCACTTGCTGGCCCAACGCCGCGCGCACGCCCAACCGGCGTTCGTCATAGGCGCCGATGGGCTCGGGCCGGCGCGGCACATAGGTGAGATTCTCACGCAACTCATGATAGATGCTGGTGGCCAGGTTGAGATAGGTGTGCGCAAAACGATCGGCGTACCATGACAGCCGCGTGACTTGATCGCGCTCGCCCAGGTTGCCGTGCCAGAACGCCCGGGTGCCGGTGCCGAAGAGGTTTTCATTTCCCACTTCGGCAAACACGCGGCTGCCGCGCTCACTCTCGGAGAATCCGCCCAAACGCAGAATGGTGAAGGGCTTTTCCTCAACCTTGAATTTGACCAGCGCGCCGCCGCCGGGCAAGCGCACCAGGCTCAGCCCGACTTTTTCGAACAAGCCGGTGTTATGGAGATTGGCCACGCTTTGGCGCGCGGCATTGGAGTTGAAAATCTCCCCGCGCTTGAGCGTGAACTCGCGCTGCGCCACGAAGTCTTTCGTGTGCAACAACCCCTCACACACGATGTCGGCAATCCGGCCTTCATCCACCGCGATAACCAAGGCGCCGCTGGCGGAATCGAAATCCACGCTGCGGATTTCCGCGAGCGCGTAGCCGTCCTGCCGGTATTTTTCGAGCAGGCTGGTCAGATCCTGCTGGCCGCGCAGGTGATTCACCCTTTCGCCCAGCCGCGATTGCAGACAGGCAAACAGATCGAGATCAGAATAAACCGTGTTGCCCACAAACTGCAGGCTGCGGAGAACCGGATTCATCTCGGCGGCGAAAGACAGCGTATCGTGCTGCAGCACCGCGCGGACGTGGCGGTAATCGCCGCTGGCGTAGAGCTGATCGACCTGGCTCTGAATCTCCTCGCCGCGCAGCCGCGTGCCGCCGTTGCCGGACCAGGGCAGCGGCAGATGACTCATCTCCTCGCCACGCACCGCAACGTGACTGACCGCGTAGAGCGTGGCAGCACCGTCGGAGTTCCCCTCCTGAACGCGGCTGCAAAGCTGGCGAATGCGATCCATCTGCGCGAGGGTTTTCTGGTATCCCAAATCAATCAGCGAGTCGAGATTGGTGAAATCCAGCGAGGGCCGCGTTTCCGCCCGAAACGAGATCAGCACGTCGGCGCGCGCCGCCTGCTCGCGATTTCGTTCCTGCTGCATGATGGTGGTGACTTGATCGGCAAACTCCCAGGGCGTGGCGAGATCGTCCTTGCCGCGCAGATTGGAGGTGGCATCCACGGCGATGACGATCTCCATGCCCATGCGGCGCACCACGTCCACCGGAATGTTGTTGAGCAGGCCGCCATCGACGAGCAACTGATTGGGGCGGGGCACGGGCGAGAGCAGAAACGGAATGGCGGCAGAGGCGCACATGGCCTCGGCCAAATCGCCCCTGTCGATCAGCACTTCCCGGCCGCTGTAGACCTCCGTGGCGATGGCGCGGAAGGGAATGCGCAGATTGTCATAGCTGGAGCTGGCCCAATAGTTGGCCTTCAAAGTCAGCTCGGTGAGCACGGATTGCAGCTTCTGGCCGGCGGTGAGCGCGCGCGGCAATGCCGGTTTCCAACCGCGCAGCCGCAGTTGCAGGTAAGTGCGGTCGTGTTCCTGCTTTTGGCTGAGCAGCAGGTCGCGGCGCAGCGGCTCGTCTTGCAGCAGAGTTTCCCAATCGAGCTGGTGCACGATCTCGCGGAGTTGGCGGGCGGAATAGCCCGCGGCGTACAAGCCGCCGATGATGCTGCCCATGCTGGTGCCGACGATCAGATCGAGTTGGACGTCATGCTCTTCCAGGGCTTGCAGCACGCCGATTTGCGCCAGGCTGCGGCTGCCGCCGCCGCTCAGCGCCAACCCCACGCGCGGATGCGCCAACTCGTGAAACGCCAGGAAAGCGTGCGGCGGCCGCACCCATTTGCCTGTGCGCGGCGTGAACACGACGGTGGCGGTTGCGGGCGCGCGGGCGGAATCCGCTGCAGGCATGCGGGGCTTCATGCCGTGGCCGGCGGCGGCCGGCACGGCAGCAGCGCAGAAAACGAGGAAAGAATATAGTGCGGCGACGGGAGAGAGACTGGGCCAGGTCAATCGAGCGAGCATTCCAAGACTCAAAACGGCAGGTTGAAAAAAAAGGGTCACAGCTTTTTTGCCATAACCCTTTTTGTTCATCTAGCGGGGCCGACGGGACTTGAACCCGCGATCTTCGGCTTGACAGGCCGACGTGTTAACCAGGCTACACCACGACCCCGAAACTTTTTTCCAGCACGGCAGCACAGCGTTTGGTTGGAACCGACCACCGTGAGCGCCACGGGCTTGGTGGGCGATAGTGGACTTGAACCACTGGCCTCCTGCTTGTAAGGCAGGCGCTCTAACCATCTGAGCTAATCGCCCGGCGGGCAGGAGGGCCAAGCGTGCACGCGACCATGCCGCGGCGGGCAGCAAGCTAGCGCCCGTCTCCTGGCGCGCGGTCAGGCAGCACGCTGCTCTTGCTCTGATACAGAATCGCCAGGGGAATCACGACGCAATAGCCGATCACCAACAAGATCGGCGCGACGGTCAGCGTCAAAAAGCCGTCCACCGGCGGTTGCGCCAGGGCGACATATCCCACAATGATCAGCAGGACACCAAGCCCGAACAGCCAGTAATTGACACGGGTGAACGGCAGTTTCTCCACAATTTTGAGGGAGGACTTGCGCCCCGGCCGGCGAAGCTCTTTTGCCTTGACTTCCTTCATGACGATCCTTGTAATTTGCGACGCGCAATATAAGAAAGGGTCAACACTTTGTCAACCAAAATTAAGGCATCTTTTCACCGCCCGGGCGCTCAGAGCGCCCGGGCGGCAAACGTCTCGCGCCGGCGCTGCCGCCAGCCTTGCTTTTCGCGTGGAATCTTTTT includes the following:
- a CDS encoding patatin-like phospholipase family protein, translating into MLARLTWPSLSPVAALYSFLVFCAAAVPAAAGHGMKPRMPAADSARAPATATVVFTPRTGKWVRPPHAFLAFHELAHPRVGLALSGGGSRSLAQIGVLQALEEHDVQLDLIVGTSMGSIIGGLYAAGYSARQLREIVHQLDWETLLQDEPLRRDLLLSQKQEHDRTYLQLRLRGWKPALPRALTAGQKLQSVLTELTLKANYWASSSYDNLRIPFRAIATEVYSGREVLIDRGDLAEAMCASAAIPFLLSPVPRPNQLLVDGGLLNNIPVDVVRRMGMEIVIAVDATSNLRGKDDLATPWEFADQVTTIMQQERNREQAARADVLISFRAETRPSLDFTNLDSLIDLGYQKTLAQMDRIRQLCSRVQEGNSDGAATLYAVSHVAVRGEEMSHLPLPWSGNGGTRLRGEEIQSQVDQLYASGDYRHVRAVLQHDTLSFAAEMNPVLRSLQFVGNTVYSDLDLFACLQSRLGERVNHLRGQQDLTSLLEKYRQDGYALAEIRSVDFDSASGALVIAVDEGRIADIVCEGLLHTKDFVAQREFTLKRGEIFNSNAARQSVANLHNTGLFEKVGLSLVRLPGGGALVKFKVEEKPFTILRLGGFSESERGSRVFAEVGNENLFGTGTRAFWHGNLGERDQVTRLSWYADRFAHTYLNLATSIYHELRENLTYVPRRPEPIGAYDERRLGVRAALGQQVSRLGGISLELRSEEVRLRSLSGSGYPVGTTRFNSLALRSILDTRDQLPFTRTGRYLHLAYEYFSPFDGGLESFSKFQAQLESFDSAGPHTLRYRFALGAAEETTPFSEQFKLGGPHELYGLRDQEFAGRHLILGSMEYRYQLRQRPLLDTYLSLRYDWGGVWVDRKDTSYRKIRNGIGMGVTVATPLGPAGVSVGLFEGRQKRVYFQLGHAF
- a CDS encoding metalloregulator ArsR/SmtB family transcription factor, yielding MNSDMLQVFKALADETRLRLLAILAQGDFNVNELIEILRMGQSRISRHLKILADCGLVASRREGHWTFYSLTPPNGKVELAEATRLALKAAAQLRSREADLQQIESIVQHRRQASQKYFDRIGPEWERLQQEVLDSGYYREHVLRHLPQGLRSAADLGAGAGLLLPALLQRCEQVVAIDSSRTMLRVAADYLAQELPEALPRCDFRLGEIEHLPLPDAAVEAAVACMVLHHVSQPASALAEIFRILKPGGTLVIADLLQHDIVEMREKYADLWLGFKRADLNKWLSAAGFAPPKSEILAKNETMKILIFQATKP
- the ahcY gene encoding adenosylhomocysteinase yields the protein MYETEVIKTKADSNGANGKPAATQRPPYKVADISLAAWGRREIELAEKEMPGLISVREEYRSQQPLKGARIAGSLHMTIETAVLIETLVALGAKVRWASCNIFSTQDHAAAAIAAAGIPVFAWKGETEEEYWWCTEQTLYFENGEGPNMIVDDGGDLTYFVHNKMPQFLPGLKGITEETTTGVHALYKMLKEGRLKVPAINVNDSVTKSKFDNLYGCRESLADGIKRATDAMLAGKLAVVAGYGDVGKGSAQSLRGFGCRVVVSEIDPICALQAAMEGYEVATIEDFVKTADIFVTATGCKDVITIEHLKQMKDGAIVCNIGHFDIEIQVAQLNAFPGIQKIEIKPQVDKYVFPDGHSILLLAEGRLVNLGCASGHPSFVMSNSFTNQVLAQIELFNNHYEVGVYMLPKKLDEKVARLHLDKLGVKLTRLTQAQAEYLDVSVDGPFKPGHYRY